TACAGCGCTCGTCGGTATGCGTATCACCTTCAAACAGTTGTTACAACCCTCCGTCACCCATCAGTATCCTTACGACCGCTCCTTTGAGCAGAAGAAGAATGTCCGCGAGATCCCCAAGGGGTATCGAGGCAAGCTACACAATCGTATTGAGGACTGCATCGGTTGTAAAAAATGCGAGATGATCTGTCCTGTCGATTGCATTACCATTACCACCCAAAAACTGCCCAAAGGCGAGCGACTTTGGGATA
This portion of the Candidatus Poribacteria bacterium genome encodes:
- a CDS encoding 4Fe-4S binding protein, with amino-acid sequence MRHYLSNIYLGVYTALVGMRITFKQLLQPSVTHQYPYDRSFEQKKNVREIPKGYRGKLHNRIEDCIGCKKCEMICPVDCITITTQKLPKGERLWDSMNVVHLKDRTEIVGNIEGDEKPAPNTTVTIQTRDERTVTVSSKEIA